A window from Aquabacterium sp. NJ1 encodes these proteins:
- a CDS encoding SAM-dependent methyltransferase → MSLDEANAAPLSRFADLLTQALAQGRCDKLVLANYQGDDAQLGPDLQRVLARPVQLKGAPHLSLVLRYPTKDITRNLPLANGIQQVMAWAQARSFRNAHLHTPTEEVQLAFSKKGKASVRVGKPSNAEAAQARAEAAAAGRPGSAAVVSAPVDTTSAGHNRDKHRFLELSRPFLHELGVTDANGQLIPAMSRKWKQINKFVEVFAAALARSPLADQQEIHVVDFGSGKGYLTFAIHDWLRHSMGRDARVTGVELRDELVQLCQRVIGKLKLDGMDYEQGDVRDYHPAALNVMIALHACDVATDYAIHLGIRAGAEIIMCSPCCHKQIRPQLLSPHPLRPILQHGIHLGQEAEMLTDGLRALLLDAAGYDTQVFEFISLEHTNKNKMILAVKRAKAKSPDEVINQIRDIKAFYGIHEQCLESLLKADGLLPA, encoded by the coding sequence ATGTCGCTGGACGAGGCCAACGCCGCGCCCCTGTCGCGCTTTGCTGATCTGCTGACCCAGGCGCTGGCGCAAGGGCGCTGCGACAAGCTGGTGCTGGCCAACTACCAGGGTGACGACGCCCAGCTCGGGCCGGATCTCCAGCGCGTGCTGGCACGCCCGGTGCAGCTCAAGGGCGCGCCTCACCTGTCGCTGGTGCTGCGCTACCCCACCAAGGACATCACCAGGAACCTGCCGCTGGCCAACGGCATCCAGCAGGTGATGGCCTGGGCTCAGGCCCGGTCGTTCCGCAACGCCCACCTGCACACGCCCACCGAGGAGGTGCAGCTGGCCTTCAGCAAGAAGGGCAAGGCCAGCGTGCGCGTGGGCAAACCATCGAACGCCGAAGCCGCGCAAGCGCGTGCGGAGGCGGCTGCAGCAGGGCGCCCGGGTTCGGCCGCTGTCGTGTCGGCGCCTGTGGATACGACCAGCGCCGGCCACAACCGCGACAAGCACCGCTTCCTCGAACTCTCGCGCCCCTTCCTGCACGAGCTGGGCGTCACCGATGCCAATGGCCAGCTGATCCCGGCCATGTCGCGCAAGTGGAAGCAGATCAACAAGTTCGTCGAGGTGTTCGCCGCGGCACTGGCGCGCTCACCCCTGGCCGATCAGCAAGAAATCCACGTGGTGGATTTCGGCTCCGGCAAGGGTTACCTGACCTTTGCCATCCACGACTGGTTGCGCCACAGCATGGGCCGCGATGCCCGCGTGACCGGGGTTGAACTGCGCGACGAGTTGGTCCAGCTCTGCCAGCGCGTGATCGGCAAGCTGAAGCTTGACGGCATGGACTACGAGCAAGGCGACGTGCGCGACTACCACCCCGCCGCACTCAACGTCATGATCGCCCTGCACGCCTGCGACGTGGCCACCGACTACGCCATCCACCTGGGCATCCGCGCCGGCGCCGAGATCATCATGTGCTCGCCCTGCTGCCACAAGCAGATCCGCCCGCAGCTGTTGAGCCCGCACCCGCTGCGCCCCATCCTGCAGCACGGCATCCACCTGGGCCAGGAGGCCGAGATGCTGACCGATGGCCTGCGTGCCTTGCTGCTGGACGCGGCGGGTTACGACACCCAGGTCTTCGAGTTCATCTCGCTGGAACACACCAACAAGAACAAGATGATCCTGGCCGTCAAGCGCGCCAAGGCCAAGTCGCCCGACGAGGTCATCAACCAGATCCGCGACATCAAGGCCTTCTACGGCATCCACGAGCAGTGCCTGGAAAGCCTGCTCAAGGCGGATGGGCTGCTGCCGGCTTGA
- the creB gene encoding two-component system response regulator CreB — protein sequence MDSLPVRPRLLLLEDDPAIAQTVVYALTREGFDVEHVMLVSQARSQLMPGELAFAAAILDVGLPDGNGLDLCQALRQAGGPQAALPVLMLTARSEEIDRVLGLELGADDYLTKPFSPRELCARVRALLRRARLTASQAVPAVPAAAAGPRLVCDEPGQRIRYGEQWLALTRRELGLLMLLLKSPGRVWPREALLDAVWGQDADSTDRTVDTHIKTLRAKLRDAGAHTDLIVTHRGLGYALDPALL from the coding sequence ATGGACAGCCTGCCTGTGCGCCCGCGTCTGCTGCTGCTGGAAGACGATCCGGCCATCGCGCAGACCGTGGTGTATGCCTTGACCCGTGAGGGCTTCGATGTCGAGCACGTGATGCTGGTGAGCCAGGCGCGCAGCCAGCTCATGCCGGGCGAACTTGCTTTCGCCGCAGCCATCCTGGACGTGGGGCTGCCCGATGGCAATGGCCTGGATCTCTGCCAGGCCTTGCGGCAGGCGGGCGGGCCACAGGCGGCTTTGCCGGTGCTGATGCTGACCGCGCGCAGCGAAGAGATCGACCGTGTGCTGGGCCTGGAGCTGGGCGCCGACGACTACCTCACCAAACCCTTCAGCCCCCGTGAGCTGTGCGCGCGGGTGCGGGCCTTGCTGCGCCGCGCCAGACTCACGGCATCACAAGCTGTGCCGGCGGTGCCCGCGGCAGCGGCCGGGCCACGCCTGGTCTGTGACGAGCCCGGCCAGCGCATCCGCTACGGCGAGCAGTGGCTGGCGCTGACCCGCCGTGAGCTGGGCCTGCTGATGCTGCTCTTGAAGTCGCCCGGCCGTGTCTGGCCGCGCGAGGCCTTGCTGGACGCCGTCTGGGGGCAGGACGCCGACAGCACCGACCGCACGGTGGATACCCACATCAAGACGCTGCGCGCCAAACTGCGTGATGCCGGCGCGCACACCGACCTCATCGTTACCCACCGAGGCCTGGGCTACGCCCTGGACCCCGCGCTGCTGTGA
- the creD gene encoding cell envelope integrity protein CreD: MKFPLLSKAMALAAVVLGLLWALWSVQSIVHERQQRQNEAQRSVANSLAESQTLMGPVLTRTCTETWVAGQTAGPEPRPIMDSKTYSVRLPANQLKLDAQVDMTPRYRGMFKVNGYGMKSQIAAQWSDAALLTVRPQNASGKVTCEAPVLSVALSDARGIRVAELMANGQLVPVQPGSGLAHQPRGFQARLEGDSWPGTGAVSVQLTLELVGTQALSLAPVANTTLVHMRADWPHPSFGGRFLPSERQIGEQGFDATWKVTSLASTAQQEWVKDAPLCPSMSGGDQTYATRGDNGEIKQTGCIESFGVDFMDPVNPYVLSDRATKYGLLFIVLTFVGVGLVEVLRQLRVHPIQYLLVGAALAVFFLLLVSLSEHMLFAYAYAAASLACTVLLAFYGSFVLQGWRAGLGFGGGIAGLFGTLYALLQMEQRALMLGSVLLFVVLAVVMISTRKLDWYELVGQMRGRDDRLPPAAMDA; encoded by the coding sequence ATGAAATTTCCCCTCTTGAGCAAGGCGATGGCGCTGGCCGCCGTCGTGCTGGGCCTGCTGTGGGCGCTGTGGTCGGTGCAGTCCATCGTGCACGAGCGCCAGCAGCGCCAGAACGAAGCGCAGCGCAGCGTGGCCAACAGCCTGGCCGAAAGCCAGACCCTGATGGGGCCGGTGCTGACCCGTACCTGCACGGAGACCTGGGTGGCGGGCCAGACGGCAGGCCCCGAGCCCAGGCCCATCATGGACAGCAAGACCTACAGCGTCAGGCTGCCGGCCAACCAGCTCAAGCTGGATGCCCAGGTGGACATGACACCGCGTTACCGCGGCATGTTCAAGGTCAATGGCTACGGCATGAAATCCCAGATCGCCGCGCAATGGAGTGACGCGGCCTTGCTGACCGTGCGGCCGCAGAACGCCTCGGGCAAGGTGACCTGCGAGGCCCCGGTCCTGTCGGTGGCGCTGAGCGATGCACGCGGCATCCGCGTGGCCGAGTTGATGGCCAATGGCCAGCTGGTGCCGGTGCAGCCAGGCAGCGGCCTGGCGCATCAGCCTCGTGGCTTCCAGGCTCGCCTGGAGGGCGACAGCTGGCCCGGTACAGGTGCGGTGTCCGTTCAACTGACGCTGGAACTGGTGGGCACCCAGGCCTTGTCGCTGGCACCGGTGGCCAACACCACCCTGGTGCACATGCGAGCTGACTGGCCCCATCCTTCCTTTGGTGGGCGCTTCTTGCCCAGCGAACGGCAGATCGGCGAACAAGGCTTTGACGCCACCTGGAAGGTCACGTCGCTGGCCAGCACCGCCCAGCAGGAATGGGTCAAGGACGCGCCCTTGTGCCCCAGCATGAGCGGCGGGGACCAGACCTACGCCACCCGAGGTGACAACGGTGAGATCAAACAGACAGGCTGTATCGAGTCCTTCGGCGTGGACTTCATGGACCCGGTCAACCCTTATGTCCTGAGCGACCGGGCCACCAAGTACGGCCTGCTGTTCATCGTGCTGACTTTCGTGGGCGTGGGCCTGGTCGAGGTCTTGCGCCAACTGCGTGTGCACCCGATCCAGTACCTGCTGGTGGGCGCAGCGCTGGCGGTGTTCTTCCTGCTGCTGGTGAGCTTGTCGGAACACATGCTGTTTGCTTATGCCTATGCCGCGGCCAGCCTGGCCTGCACCGTCTTGCTGGCCTTCTATGGCAGCTTCGTGCTGCAAGGCTGGCGGGCGGGCCTGGGCTTTGGGGGCGGCATCGCCGGCCTGTTTGGCACGCTCTACGCCCTGCTGCAGATGGAGCAGCGCGCCCTGATGCTTGGCTCCGTGCTGCTGTTTGTGGTGCTGGCGGTGGTGATGATCAGCACCCGCAAGCTGGACTGGTATGAGCTGGTCGGCCAGATGCGCGGGCGGGATGACCGGCTGCCGCCCGCTGCGATGGACGCCTGA
- a CDS encoding ProQ/FINO family protein: MSSTSPAPADQAAVPTTPEALTAPAVADGVASPVDAAQQPGSAGAADKPAETPAATAARLAELFPALFKGQPKPLKLRIQVDIQERAPGVFSKQALSAFFRRYTGATSYLIAVSKGVQRFDLDGQPAGELTEEHRKVAADELARRRTLTNARREQDQAERRNRASLLRDFETTKLTTANFCALKGVAPEALEGLLAQARAEALEDAQRPQRPHHGHGGRPEHGRREGQGRPGGQPGRPGNGGPRREGQGPRREGQPRGDAPRGDQRRAGGPREGAPREGGRREGGPRGQGGGEQTKG; encoded by the coding sequence ATGTCCTCGACCTCCCCGGCGCCCGCCGACCAAGCTGCTGTACCCACCACGCCCGAAGCCCTCACTGCGCCTGCGGTGGCCGATGGCGTGGCCTCGCCCGTTGACGCGGCTCAGCAGCCCGGTTCGGCTGGTGCGGCCGACAAGCCTGCCGAAACGCCTGCGGCCACGGCCGCCCGCCTGGCCGAGCTGTTTCCCGCCCTGTTCAAGGGCCAGCCCAAGCCGCTGAAGCTGCGCATCCAGGTCGACATCCAGGAGCGCGCCCCCGGCGTGTTCAGCAAGCAGGCCCTGTCGGCCTTCTTCCGCCGCTACACCGGTGCCACGTCTTACCTGATTGCCGTCTCCAAAGGCGTGCAGCGCTTTGACCTGGACGGCCAACCAGCAGGCGAACTGACCGAAGAGCACCGCAAGGTGGCCGCCGATGAGCTGGCCCGCCGCCGGACCCTCACCAACGCCAGGCGTGAGCAGGATCAGGCCGAGCGCCGCAACCGCGCTTCGTTGCTGCGTGATTTCGAAACCACCAAGCTGACCACGGCCAACTTCTGCGCCCTCAAAGGCGTGGCACCTGAGGCCCTGGAAGGCCTGCTGGCCCAGGCCCGTGCCGAAGCACTGGAAGACGCGCAAAGGCCGCAACGCCCGCACCATGGCCATGGTGGGCGCCCCGAGCACGGCCGCCGTGAAGGCCAAGGCCGACCGGGTGGACAGCCCGGCCGCCCCGGCAACGGTGGCCCGCGTCGCGAAGGCCAGGGCCCCCGCCGTGAAGGCCAGCCGCGAGGTGATGCCCCCCGTGGCGATCAACGCCGCGCAGGCGGCCCCCGCGAAGGCGCGCCACGTGAAGGGGGGCGCCGTGAGGGTGGCCCGCGTGGCCAGGGTGGTGGTGAGCAGACCAAGGGCTGA
- the creC gene encoding two-component system sensor histidine kinase CreC, which produces MKLGLRLLLGFFLITGIAAFFVMRVFVFEVRPSVREVMEDMMVDTANILAELAQDDLAAMPPTGDLQQSRFARRVLDYAARPIDAQIWGLSKRSLDYRVYVTNEQGRVVFDTGLPQGGNAVGQDYSQWRDVARTLSGQYGARATRYVLKDDSSAVMYVAAPVKQGERILGVLTVAKPMSAVQKFVDRAERDILVKGLWLLGASLAVGVLVTGWIVWSVRRLRHYAQHVQFGQRQPPPVLSGELGELALAMEAMRDRLDGHEHVEQLVRALTHELKSPLTAIEGAAELLQDALPDADRQRFTSQIKDQADRLRELVERLLELSKLEHRHSLDHQVRLDLRDCVRRVVEGMRPRLQQRQIQLDLELGDPVMVKGEPDLLDMAINNLLDNAVAFSPRGGRIVITLSMTTGQAMLQIRDHGPGVPDFALARLGERFYSTARPAQQGEVLRKGSGLGLAIVRQIMALHGGRLHIEPAEPGLCVQLWWPSPDFTPTSHSSSRPHKA; this is translated from the coding sequence GTGAAGCTCGGCCTGCGTCTCCTGCTGGGCTTCTTCCTGATCACGGGCATCGCGGCCTTCTTCGTGATGCGTGTCTTCGTGTTCGAGGTGCGGCCCAGCGTGCGCGAGGTCATGGAAGACATGATGGTCGACACGGCCAACATCCTGGCCGAGCTGGCGCAGGACGACCTGGCCGCCATGCCGCCCACGGGCGATCTGCAGCAAAGCCGTTTTGCCCGGCGCGTGCTGGATTACGCGGCGCGCCCCATCGACGCGCAAATCTGGGGCCTGAGCAAGCGCTCGCTGGATTACCGCGTGTACGTCACCAACGAGCAGGGCCGGGTGGTGTTCGACACGGGCTTGCCGCAAGGGGGCAACGCGGTCGGGCAGGACTACTCGCAATGGCGGGATGTGGCGCGAACCTTGTCAGGTCAATATGGTGCCCGGGCCACCCGCTACGTGCTCAAGGACGACAGCTCGGCCGTGATGTATGTGGCGGCGCCCGTCAAGCAAGGCGAGCGCATCCTGGGCGTGCTCACCGTGGCCAAGCCAATGAGCGCGGTGCAGAAGTTCGTGGACCGGGCCGAGCGCGACATCCTCGTCAAGGGCCTGTGGTTGCTGGGTGCCTCGCTGGCCGTGGGCGTGCTGGTGACGGGCTGGATCGTCTGGTCCGTGCGGCGCTTGCGCCACTATGCCCAGCACGTGCAGTTCGGCCAGCGGCAACCGCCGCCGGTCTTGTCGGGTGAGCTGGGTGAACTGGCCCTGGCCATGGAGGCCATGCGTGATCGGCTGGATGGCCACGAGCATGTCGAGCAACTGGTGCGCGCCTTGACGCATGAGCTCAAGAGCCCCTTGACCGCCATCGAAGGCGCCGCCGAGCTGCTGCAGGATGCGCTGCCCGATGCCGACCGGCAGCGCTTCACCAGCCAGATCAAGGACCAGGCAGACCGCCTGCGTGAACTGGTCGAGCGGCTGCTGGAGCTGTCCAAGCTGGAGCACCGCCACAGCCTGGATCACCAGGTGCGGCTGGATCTGCGTGACTGCGTTCGGCGCGTGGTGGAAGGCATGCGGCCCCGGCTGCAACAACGCCAGATTCAGCTGGACCTGGAGCTGGGTGACCCGGTCATGGTCAAAGGTGAGCCGGACCTGCTGGACATGGCCATCAACAACCTGCTGGACAACGCGGTGGCGTTTTCGCCCAGAGGGGGCCGCATCGTGATCACGCTGTCCATGACCACAGGTCAGGCGATGCTGCAGATCCGCGACCATGGCCCTGGTGTGCCTGACTTTGCCCTGGCGCGTCTGGGTGAGCGTTTCTATTCCACGGCCCGCCCCGCGCAGCAAGGTGAAGTCCTGCGCAAGGGCTCCGGCCTGGGGCTGGCCATCGTGCGCCAGATCATGGCCCTGCACGGTGGGCGCCTGCACATCGAGCCGGCCGAGCCAGGCCTGTGTGTGCAACTGTGGTGGCCCAGCCCCGACTTCACACCCACTTCACACAGCTCATCAAGGCCTCACAAGGCGTGA